aaaaattttatagggctcgacattttttgttcagaactgtttttttttttttttttttttttttttgtagaagaaAGATTCTTATGGGTCCTCATGCTTGTATTAAAAAAAGTGAGTAAAATCTGCGAGTCAAAAAACGGAGAGAAATTCCAATTGTGAATTAAAACAAAGAAACCCAATATATCTTAAGGAAGAACAGCAGAATGAGATAGCTTGACAAATGTTTGACAATTTAAATATTCCTAAGGAGCCCTAGCTAAAATggcttatttatttatttttttttcaagtaaaaatgacTCTCTCCTCCAGCAACATAGTACTACACTTCACATCGGGTGATCCAGCATTagtgtcaaaaattgtagagaaaaCCACATTACATGTAAGTTGGGTTACCGATCCTAAAACCTGAAGGGGCAATAAGTATGGAATACCTACATTCACGTTAGTTCTTCTAAATtacattgagaaatgaaaactgaatctaATTGCGTCATTGGGtgtgcagaattttaaaatatgcataaaaaagtTGTAAGTATGTAATTCAACTTTAGCCCATTCTCAAAAATGGAAGGGCTGCAATGATTGattgcaatttttaaagaagCTCTATAGCACCTTCAGTTGATGcgcttcaacttttcaaaaggCTTCAGCACCCTAGATTTGAGTTAAGGTACTTATAACATAACTCGTAGAACGTTTACGATATTTTACCGATGTCTGAAATTGAAGATCTAACTTTGAATACCTTcgtcaattttggaaataccagaataaaaattgaaaagaaatttttttgcgtTCAACATCTTTTCATGCCagttcaaatacaaaattttcagtgaggAGGTGTTTGAATTGAAGAGAGGGAATGTTTTCAATTCAATCAGAGTACTCAATAGTAGAATACaaatgtttattcaaaaaaaaaaaaaaaaagtttaaaaatacattcaatAAACTTTAGTACACCACAATGGAATATTTTGTTCCATTCTGAAGATTATAACTTACTACAtacgtataaataaaataacgaaacaAATTACTCGTAAGTTTTCTAAATTGTTtgctaataatttttaataaattataattacaaGTATTTTTATCAACAAACAATTCAGGTTTTTCGTTAAACTATTGCGGATTGAAAAATGCGTCAATGAAAGTTACGTAACAtagaaaaatacctaattgcAACGATAAGTTATATCACAACGAACAAAATATAACTATAATAAATAGAACTTAAGTATCTATTTTCTAAACAAGTCAACTACCTTGTTTATCGCGTTCCAAAGACttcttttttcagaaagaaaatgCAATAGAGAGAaagaataataaataataaaataagctACTAATTataacactgaaaaaaaaaacaatagctTTTCATAATAACAAATTGACTTAAGCGCTTAAATTTCATGGTATaacattacaaaaatattaaataaataaacaactatgcacaaaaaaaaattaaatagcaATGAGCAACGAGAATCTTAATAAATAATTAAcgttaattttcaaagaataaagaacaaattttactattgagatggaaaaaaaaattacacatagaATTAACGAAATATATATTTGTGTCATTTGAATAAATCATTCGTTTGTTCCATCTTCGTACTTGAGAATAACTTCTTATCAAAGTgaggtaattaaaattatatccTCAAGTCTAAGATTGGATCAAGATATTGATCCATATGACACATGTGTTTTTCAACGCGGTAAGAATCGTTGTATAATGATTTATATATACATTTAACAATTTTACTAAAACATACaacaatcaatttaaaatttaaaatttatatattCGACACAAATCATTTCTAGTAATcgttattataaattatttcaatttaaatactATAAATAGGTACGTTTTCAAGCATAGTatttacattgtttttttaaaaaaattattacctatatcAGAGaaagtattttcttttttatttctttggCATATCGGTATAATATGATTAAGTAGATTTATATTATGTATAGAATGTATTTTCTCTAATAATGTTTAAGTAGCATAAGTACTGTATATCTGAATGGTTTGAAGACGATGATGATTGTCTGATACATACAAAAagaaatggctcaaaattgatcatttctaACAAATGcacgaagatttttttttatagtcgAATTTTCATCTGGTCGAGTATGAAACTAAATATACTTAGGaacaataatattaaaaaatgaatttttatgcttagATATTCGAAAGATATTGTAGGTAACTTTAACATTAATACAACAACCAGCTTTCTGCTTCACAGATATCTTTCAACGCCTTTCGTAACGAACaattaatttacaattatttataCAAAGATACTGGCGATGAATTTTgccaatgaaaagttgaaatacgGTTTTAGTCTTCTTGATGGAGCGTTATTGATTAGTTTGTGAtgacataatatttttttgttcaattttttccccaaccaATTctataaatttgagaaaaaacaaacaacaaaaattcaaagttcgtaaatttttttctttttaacgaGCAATGTATCCAAGTTTATGATCAGTCATCAGTGTCATCACAAAGCATTTTCATAATctcattttccaatttctgtagtgaatttcagttttttttcttcaaatttttaagaagcATGATTaagcatttcaaaaaaactatttgtaactttttttgatacttaatacctacctaatttccaAATATTGATACAATACGTATAAGAAGCCACTTTTGAGAGGGGGAAGGAGGGGGGAAAACTAGCTGaaaaaacttcttaaaaaaTACAAGTCACCTtctctatcaaaaaaatgaaaaaattacaaaaaattgaaaaatgtctcaaatgctgtaaaaacattaaaatttaaataaaaaaacaaaaaaaactgaatagtGTAGAAAAATTAAGAGATATTTGACAATAATCGAAATGTtgattaatcaaattttaagtttttttctgatataaaaagaatcaaaactaaaaaaaaaactgctgaaaaaaaaacttgaggaacaactttttagtaggtaaattaATAAAGCAAAGATGTTCcatcgaatttccaaaaaattaattttcaggtgCCAAAACTGCTTTAAACAAATGGAGAAAAAGaatcaaacaacaaaaaaataataaaaatgaaaaacaaaaaaaaagttaaagatgaacacaaattgaaaaacaaaacaaactgaaaaaaaaccattgaaaattaaaggaaTACACAAATCCAtctgataaaaaaatacaaagatgATTAGGTTTAGGTGTAAAAAAAGTgcataagtattttttaaaaatactgaaaatttttctacacagtatatatttttaaaaaaggtcataaaatgactgagaaaaaatgaaacgaaattaGTAATAAGTAGGTTAAATTGCTGagttatcattttgaaaaaaaatttaaattcactaaaaaactaagaaaagaaaaaaaaatctattttcaggtcttgaaaatattataaataagtacctataaaataattaatgaaactgtatttttaatatcaaaaaatgaagtatttttagccatcaaaattatctcaaataaattgaaaaaaaagagaaaaattggtaggtatttttaggagtagaaaataatatttttatcgGACAGATTAACATTTACATAAGAAGAACAATTCAGAAACAAATATACAGTGTAAAAAGAcctttaaaaattcgttttacaACATTTCTCAGAAATAGAAGCAATTTttctggaataaaaaaaaaaatgaaaaaattttaataggtattaaaattacTGACAGtgcatcacaaaaaatgaaaagtacctgattcaatttatcaaaataatattctctggagatttgaaaaattgaaacactcaaGTTTTTAAGACGAGCCTTTCATCGTTCCAATgatcaaaaaacgtaaattcaGGTAAATTTACCGACCCTCCAGTTCACAAATCGTTAAATATAAATCAATAAACGCCCAAAACAAAAACAGaccaaaaaaatggcaaaaccattttcaaaacttcattaGCACGAAATCAACACCGCTCAGCTTAAATAACGAAGGCGCTATTAAAATAGTACATAGAACATTACACACAATATAACAACGACACGATGACAACAAcaaagaacatgaaaaattatgacaacAATAATATCTGTGAATCAAAAAACCACGCACTCGACTCAACCAAACCTTAATAAGGTGACGTTTAACTCTTATGATTGGATCCGGTCTGTCTTTGAGGTGATACTTCGGCTTGCGGTAATCTATTGCCTATTAACCTCAACGCCATCCAATTGGCTAACGAATTAACCGCCAGTCCAGCCGCACCGCCGGATGTTTGAAATATATGCGATGCGTACTGCTGCTGCTGGTGTCGCATACGTTGCTGATGTTGCAGAATTTTCTGCTTTTGACGTTGAATTTGGTATCTATAGAGTAAGAATCCGGCGACGATGGCCGACAGAATGGCACATAACGCCATTAATATGAAAATGACGCTGAAGCCTTGTACCGGTAGGCAAATACCGTACACGACTTCTTCTCGTATTTTACCTTGGAATACGGTAACCGCTTCTTGTTTGTTATCCGGAGTAAACGCCAGGTCTGCTTCAGAAATTACTTCGTACAGACCGCTAACGCCGACGTTAGCGTTCTTAGCTTTGCTGTCCGAGACGACAAATGatcgtcttcttcttctctgAAAAGAAGACGATGGTTTTTGATTATTAGTACTATTAGGTAGCGCTCCTAAACTAGGTTCAGTATCGTCTTTTAGTTTCCTTGGACCGTGAGGAAAACGTTCGTGCGGATCTCTTTGTAAGCTTAACGTATGGTGTTGTGATAAGACCTATAAatcaattgaatttcaaataaaattgtgaaGTATTACTTTTCTCTTATATAGTGCTACACGTGCTGCTAGACTATAGATTGCAAATGGTCTACCGAACGTGGGAGTGTGTGAAGAGTGAAAAACTATTTCGACTACTGCTAGTTACTACTTGGATAGGTAATtggtttttttctctaattttattaattatagGTTAAATGTTTCGTCGGAGTTAGGTTTTGTACATAATTATCTACTTAGAATAATACATTGTTGGAGTTCGATATGCTATGCAAAGTGTTTCGGTAACAGAACCGTACCATTTACGAATCAATAATACAAACACACCTACACCTACATGAATGTGAATACATCAAATACAAGTATTATACGAGAGTTTTGTCGAATACAGCAGCACAAGCTACGTAAGTGTGAGTTGGGTTGCAGGCTCTAAAAACTGAAGGATCAGAATCATGAGATGTTTGATGTTGATTCTTTCAAGGTTGTTTGCCTTTGCATCCTCTTTTTGGGATCACAAATGAACTGAATTTAATCATGCCAAGTagcacaattttgaaagtacatagatgttcttcacaatttttttcattgtttgttTCTACATTTCAACAGGGATTCCGAAACCGAGTGAATGGAggtttagttttcaatttcagctaAACGTTTTCTCGATAGAAATATAAGTAGTTTTTAGTttaggtttcaatttcaaaaaaaaaaatactcacttttcaaaaagtgaaatttagcAGCATTTTTAGAgtaagtattgattttttttttggaattcaattgaaattattatttcaaattttgaaaattctttaatttttattaccaAACTAAAATGTACATTTCAGTTTTTAcccaatagaaaaaaaaaatcaaactcgaaaGTTTTCTGGATACAGCCGATACAGCTTTgaagattttgtttttattggaATGTTTGAATGAATTAGATATCCAACATTTATTTATTATTGAGCCAATTGTTTTGcttctacatatgtattttggaATTATATTTTGATCCATCATgaagttttaatttcatttttttgaaaaactaatcatccaaaattttggaaattattttgtaGGTAGACTAAAATAATGATTACTTTTTGGTCATTtggtgtttattttattttttttgaaattagatttgaaaatatttcaagatgagtaattgaagagtgatattccaaaactcgctttgtccatttttatcgaagttcgtttttcagcggtacctggtagatgaagtagtaactcacattcctacatcatcaacctaccaaaatgaggtgttaaactcacctaaatagccaattcactaaaaatttttaaaaaaataatcttccaaaacgcgctttatccatttttattgaaatttttttcagcagtatttagtggatgaagtgtatacctacactcctacatcataaatccacccaaataaagtgctaaactcgcctaaaaagccaatttacccgtttgaagggaaactgtttttcctctttcctgaaaagttgtgaaaatggacaaagcgagttttggaatatcactcttcaattggTGATGATGAGAATTTGATTTTCGGTtgagaataattcaaaaaagaaaaaaaatactgtaatcGATCTGTTAggttttttttatagaattggaaaaatacgaagtactcaactttttttgtttttattgtaatgtttgaatccatttttttgtttttattttggaaataataTGTTAGTATATTTTTGatctgtagaaaatttttgatttcaattttgaaaaaaattacacgttcaaaatttttaaaattaatttgcattgatttttattcgttttttttttttttttttttttagaatttggaaAAGTATTTTTGGATTAGGGACGTTTTGcagatatttttttggaaaatccaaagatgaatgatgataaacagggatgaaaagccttgaaatgaaacttcagcttttggcttttagcttgaaatttcaaaattgagacttttggctttagctttcggctatcttgatttttaaggcttgctttagccaaacttttggattccaatggctttcccttatcttttcaattcaacagctttcagctatattttaTTAAGCTTTtggctttgagcttttgaatttAAAGTTTTAGCTGATACAccaccaatttacaaaaaaaggcgATTCCTCTGATTAATAAGtgcttgaattttgattttgtatatATAGTTTCAAATCATCatctttttatgttttaatcatgtcttttatttatttatttttttttgatttgaatgattgtgataacttttttttggaaatttagatttttcaaaatcgccttctATAAGTTTGtacatcatttttgttttcattcttatatcttttcaacgaattttagcactttttagtgtatttttttttggcaaatttcaccGAAATTTCAACACACTTGGGTAatgtaattttgagtaatttaaatgctttcttgaatatttttgaatgattttaacgTGTTTTTCACACacttttatgcattttttttgttgaaaattttactgaaatttcatcatttttcaagtagttTCTAATGGTTTtacttgaagaaatttcaacattgttttatggaaatttcgctgaactttgtcaaatttcactaaaatttcattcCTTGTTGGAGAATTTCATGAAGTCATTTTAATATCTTTTCGgtattttttatataattttaatacattttcaacaatatttttggcaaattcattatttcttggtgttttttttttactttatctaatgttttatttacgttttcaagtaattttaacGATCTTTTGCACAAAGTTGGCtgcattttgtcaaatttaatgaaattttgtcttTTCTGATGATTTTCAGCAGTTTAAATTCTGTTTTGGatgtttttacataattttctaCACGTCTTTAACACATTTTCATACttgcaaatttttattgatcttcgtcattttttggtgatttttttactttacctaatgttttatttacgttttcaagtaattttaacaATCTTTTGCACAAATTTGTCTgcattttgtcgaatttttataaaatttcgtcttttctgatgatttttagcaatttgaatactgttttggatgtttttacatcattttttacacgtCTTTAACACATTTtcatatttggaaatttttattaatcttcgtcattttttggtgatttacagttttttaaaaatttaggaattttcaaagatattAATTCATACAATTCTCGTACAATTTTGTTAAATGGTTTGAAGTTATATCAGTtatcactttttggtaattttcaaagatttttgtgctttttttgaacgTTTCAATTATTTCATATTGACCCGTTTTCaacacttcatttttgaattatcggaaatttaataaaaatgtcatgctaatttggcaattttcaaagattttaacGTTTTTCTGGATGCTTTTCATGTCACTTCAACGCGTTTTCAACACTTAAGTATGcgttttagtcaattttttaaaattttggcaatttgatccgattttaatacttttttcagtgtttttactTCAGTAGGGTCTATattatgggacaaaatttaataatattaattataaatttttggcaaaaaattgacgttttttttttggtttaatttgaGGTTTTAATTGAAGGGGGTTTCTAATAGAAGATTCAGTTTCAGttccatttcaaaataaatcttttttttttcttttttttttgctttcaatttgccatcactatttttcaattatccaaaattttgagcaccTTTAACTTTTGAGtttaaacgaaatgaaaatgagaTTACCTTGTAAATGTTCAGTTCTCTACCAAAAAATCAGATACTTGAAgtgtgtgtttattttttgccccccccccccttcaaaattaaagggttgtaatcgattaaaattatcgataatGTTCTTTTCTTTACTACCCCTCCCCATTCCCccaagatcaaaaatttcaaaagaatagAACGATacgatatgattttttaaatttctgatgGCACTAAATTCAACAAGTGCCATAAATATCCATCATCAATAATATGTACCTCTTCGATCCCAGACCAATTTCGAACTCAGCAGCATACCGAactccaacaaaaaaaaaatctacaccaTACGAAAAAACAACTGAGGAAAACTTACTGGTTGCATATTATTGGACATTTGCGGCATTTGTACATTATGCAAAATAGGAGGTGGTGGAGGCGACGTATCGATAACCTCTCTGACACCAGACACCGGTAACGACCCAACTTCTGGCTTCGACGGTACGGGCGGTTCGCCTTTCAACGGAGCTGGATTCTGGTCATCGTACGCTGCTTCGTTTGGAATATCTTCGACCGATTTATCATCGTATAAATCATTGGCCAAACTGTTGGAAGGTGCTGATTGCCTTTTGGGCGGGCTATCTTTGGGATTCGGTTGACTGGAATCTTTACGTTCGATGGTATTGTACTCGTCAAACGCACCCTGGTGCAGGCCGACTGGTTCTATCGAGTCGGCTAATTGGCAGTGATCTAGACAACCGTGTCGACAAATTTCCACTTTGCACTTGATGTGTACGCTCAGAGCGTCTGGGAATTTAAACGCGTGGAAGAAAGCGTATGTAATTACGGAGGCTCGTTCGtcgtgaattttagcttttgcGAATCTGCTTATCATTTTCGGACGTAGAACGCATCCGTGTTCGTCGCTTAGTTGTATTATGTGGCCTGCACCGTCTGAAGCCGCGCACGATTTTACTCTCATGTCGAATTCACCTGAAATGTGAGCATCGGATTAATACAACGAGTAATAATATTGGTTCGCACGACTATTACAGTGCAGGTAACGCATGAGAAGCGTAGAGGGGTGTCGAAAGTGTTGACAACGTAAAAATTACACACGTTAAAGTGTAAAAAACCtaatgtttttcaattcaagaattgaaatggatgaaaatttatttgtaaatattgaagaaaattttctacagactgaaaatattttccaatagtACAGAAAGGAAAAAACTTCAATAGATCAGTCTGTGGAAACAATACaccttgaaatttgaaaaaaatctggaaataaAAGCGTTTCAATCACAATTTtattagttgaatttttcaatttttccaagcctttttcttcaatatcaaaaagtgcttagcatttttttttcaattttttaatcaactgaccaaaaaatcattcagtACTTTAGTACTTTTCTCAGAACGTTTCCAATTTCAAACCGagttttcactgtttttttttcagctgtgaacatcaattattttatttcaatcttTCTGTTGATattattcaaaaacatttgtCCAATTTCTCTcatcattggaattttttcaaatttcttaatTCCAAGcacattttttcgtttaatGCTTCAGAACAATTTTCACTCCCCCTTctattttgatagattttttcaaacttatttcatttttcaattttatactggctacctacttattgttatttatttgaaaaaatgttgaaaattttcggacattagttttatttttcacgaatttttgaattaaaaaaaaattttcttcaatctttgtttgctttttacacttttataaaatttgttttcgaattttcaatttcaaattcatcaaattttttcaatttttgacatttttaaaattttttggaagtttttggaagttttttatatttttttttcgaatgttccAAGTATAACAATTTTTACACCTCCTTAACttactttttcttgaaatatttttagaattttttaatcgatgttgttttttttttttgaaataattttcaacatttttagacatttcccttttttttcatcaatttttttattgtttgttttctacaactttcaaaatttttactgaaattaacaagattttttttttaatttctatttttggcaaaacttttattttcaatttcttttgtttttcaaaaataattagtcAAATAAAtccatttctttcatttttgacaaattttcctcattattaaaatttatattctcaTCAGTTTTTTTGCTCTGTTTTCACATGTTacacttgaacatttttcacatcttttttttcatgaataattatatttcaatttttttcgaaaattaatttcaagttctaaattGTTTTCaggattaattttcaaaaatttacttcatttttgtaatttttctatttcaattttgttttcttcaatcgttgctttttttctacaaattttcccTCTAATCTTTGCTTTTTGCACAACATAcatctttgttttttttaaataatttttgaaattcattaatttctttcattttagacaaacttttctttttttaacttTCTACaactttttcttcaacttttaagAGGTTTTGAAgcgatgatttaaaaaattttcaaaaattttcttgatctatggcaatttttaaatttttttcacttttttaaatttttgctggtCCTTTTctacaaatatttaaaatttattttcaaattccaagaatttttctatggattttttacaacgtttttcattttttattttttattttcgcaaAACGCCCCAAAacttttggtttttaattttttacagttttttattttcaaataatcaatCTTTTCCATTCTTTCAATTACTCAATCGGGAAATTTcttccacttttttcaaatacaattTCATTGGAACTTTTCCCCCTCCTCCTTTAGGTCCATTCATGTCTTGAAAcctttttcttatattttttttcaaacttttatattcaattctatttttaaaattttcaaaaattacttcatttttactattttttccacttttttgcatttttttcaatcttatttatatttctatgatttttgaaaaaatatctttgtTTTTAGCAaacaaattgcaatttttttcctactttacaaaaatttccacaatttaattaaaacataatatgtttttcacttttaagtaagtaagtatatacaaTAATACAtgtattgaaattcaaattctctacttattttttgggatgaaaaaatatgaatgaaaaattattattgtatttttaattttttcttttgctttaattttttgcgaaataattttttcaatttctcgtttattgtttcaatttaaatttatgattggaatttgaaaattattaaaaaattgtaaatcaatgaaaaataattaatatcaTTTGATGGAATCGTTTGATGAAAA
This region of Planococcus citri chromosome 5, ihPlaCitr1.1, whole genome shotgun sequence genomic DNA includes:
- the m gene encoding uncharacterized protein m isoform X2, with the protein product MDNLSPETKPKPRSHQRLKRPTMSLILVATIGSIWIFMDGVASASNDVWPLERPDGMPAIQSLEVMCGKDHMDVHLQFTQPFEGIVSSKGQYGDPRCIYVPPSTGKTYYTFRIAYARCGTKPDLNGQFYENTVVVQYDKDLLEVWDEAKRLRCEWYNDYEKTASKPPMVIADLDVIQLDFRGDNVDCWMEIQHGKGPWAPPVSGIVPLGSTLTLVVAINDYRGEFDMRVKSCAASDGAGHIIQLSDEHGCVLRPKMISRFAKAKIHDERASVITYAFFHAFKFPDALSVHIKCKVEICRHGCLDHCQLADSIEPVGLHQGAFDEYNTIERKDSSQPNPKDSPPKRQSAPSNSLANDLYDDKSVEDIPNEAAYDDQNPAPLKGEPPVPSKPEVGSLPVSGVREVIDTSPPPPPILHNVQMPQMSNNMQPRRRRRSFVVSDSKAKNANVGVSGLYEVISEADLAFTPDNKQEAVTVFQGKIREEVVYGICLPVQGFSVIFILMALCAILSAIVAGFLLYRYQIQRQKQKILQHQQRMRHQQQQYASHIFQTSGGAAGLAVNSLANWMALRLIGNRLPQAEVSPQRQTGSNHKS
- the m gene encoding uncharacterized protein m isoform X1, whose protein sequence is MDNLSPETKPKPRSHQRLKRPTMSLILVATIGSIWIFMDGVASASNDVWPLERPDGMPAIQSLEVMCGKDHMDVHLQFTQPFEGIVSSKGQYGDPRCIYVPPSTGKTYYTFRIAYARCGTKPDLNGQFYENTVVVQYDKDLLEVWDEAKRLRCEWYNDYEKTASKPPMVIADLDVIQLDFRGDNVDCWMEIQHGKGPWAPPVSGIVPLGSTLTLVVAINDYRGEFDMRVKSCAASDGAGHIIQLSDEHGCVLRPKMISRFAKAKIHDERASVITYAFFHAFKFPDALSVHIKCKVEICRHGCLDHCQLADSIEPVGLHQGAFDEYNTIERKDSSQPNPKDSPPKRQSAPSNSLANDLYDDKSVEDIPNEAAYDDQNPAPLKGEPPVPSKPEVGSLPVSGVREVIDTSPPPPPILHNVQMPQMSNNMQPVLSQHHTLSLQRDPHERFPHGPRKLKDDTEPSLGALPNSTNNQKPSSSFQRRRRRSFVVSDSKAKNANVGVSGLYEVISEADLAFTPDNKQEAVTVFQGKIREEVVYGICLPVQGFSVIFILMALCAILSAIVAGFLLYRYQIQRQKQKILQHQQRMRHQQQQYASHIFQTSGGAAGLAVNSLANWMALRLIGNRLPQAEVSPQRQTGSNHKS